In Bacteroidales bacterium, a single genomic region encodes these proteins:
- a CDS encoding glycoside hydrolase family 97 N-terminal domain-containing protein, with product MKKEILTIFIAVIIASGCSFQKKVDVYSPDGTIKIQIKQSDNNTVNSLVGFSVSSGGRTILLPSNLDIVLKNHDDISGFRITGTSTMKSDTIWINPFGERREVPDSYNQTTIYLESSSLKLNLICRAYNEGVAIAYVFPEQPGIDSIEIADERFTFRFPEDYKAWSAARAQAMYKHVPLSQIEKGCERPLVIEYDTTLTIALGEAKLIDYARMKFEPDSSGGISIRSRLDGEVKMALPFQSPWRYVMIGKNAGDLLEKNYFVLNLNDPSAIEDMSWIKPGKVLREVTLTTKGAIAAIDFTSSHNMQYVEFDAGWYGPENKDESDAKAVNLDPARSKGPLDMREVISYANSKNIGILLYVNRRALERQIDTLLPIYKEWGIKGIKFGFVQVGNQKVTGWLHESIKKAAQYQMVADVHDEYRTTGFSRTYPNFLTMEGIRGDEESPTNSHTLTTMFTRMIAGQGDNTICYYNERVDKKMGSHASQLAKAVCIFSPLQFIYWYDKASPSLKKDDGLWGTTNYIGDEPELEFFNNVPTVWDNTKVLYAKPGEIGVIAREKDKEWFVGGINGETARKLDIRLEFLSPGVKYSVKIYSDDPAIETRTRVRVDSTEVNNKTVLPVSLAANNGFAMHIRPLK from the coding sequence ATGAAAAAAGAAATCCTGACCATATTTATAGCGGTAATAATTGCCAGTGGCTGTTCATTTCAGAAAAAAGTAGATGTATATTCTCCTGATGGAACAATAAAGATTCAAATCAAACAATCAGACAATAATACGGTGAATTCTCTGGTTGGATTTTCAGTAAGCTCAGGTGGCAGAACTATTTTGCTTCCCTCTAACCTTGATATAGTACTGAAGAACCATGATGACATTTCAGGATTCCGGATTACAGGCACATCAACAATGAAATCTGATACTATCTGGATCAATCCTTTTGGAGAGAGAAGAGAAGTACCGGATAGTTATAATCAGACTACTATTTACCTCGAGAGTTCCTCATTGAAACTAAATCTGATCTGCAGGGCTTATAATGAGGGCGTTGCAATTGCGTATGTGTTTCCTGAACAACCGGGTATTGATTCCATCGAAATAGCTGATGAGAGATTTACCTTCAGATTCCCTGAAGATTACAAAGCCTGGTCTGCCGCCAGGGCACAGGCTATGTATAAACATGTACCACTTAGTCAGATTGAGAAAGGTTGTGAGAGGCCTCTGGTAATTGAATATGATACGACACTGACAATAGCACTTGGTGAAGCTAAACTGATAGATTATGCCAGAATGAAGTTCGAACCAGATTCATCGGGCGGAATATCAATAAGAAGCCGGCTTGACGGAGAAGTTAAAATGGCTCTGCCTTTCCAATCGCCCTGGAGATATGTTATGATAGGGAAAAATGCTGGCGACCTTCTTGAGAAAAACTATTTTGTTCTTAACCTTAATGATCCTTCTGCAATTGAGGATATGTCGTGGATTAAACCGGGAAAGGTGCTTCGTGAGGTTACCCTTACAACAAAAGGTGCCATAGCAGCCATTGACTTCACATCATCTCATAATATGCAGTATGTGGAATTTGATGCCGGATGGTACGGACCGGAAAACAAGGATGAATCTGATGCGAAGGCTGTGAATCTCGATCCTGCAAGATCGAAAGGGCCGCTTGATATGAGGGAGGTTATCAGCTATGCCAATTCAAAAAATATTGGCATCCTTTTATATGTAAACAGAAGAGCACTTGAAAGACAGATAGACACTCTTTTACCTATATATAAAGAGTGGGGAATAAAAGGAATTAAATTCGGTTTTGTTCAGGTAGGAAACCAGAAGGTCACAGGCTGGCTGCATGAATCAATTAAGAAAGCTGCTCAATACCAAATGGTTGCTGATGTTCATGATGAATACAGGACAACAGGATTTTCGCGTACATACCCCAACTTCCTGACAATGGAAGGAATCAGGGGAGACGAGGAGAGTCCAACAAATTCACACACTCTCACTACCATGTTCACAAGGATGATTGCCGGACAGGGTGATAATACGATATGCTATTATAATGAGAGAGTTGACAAGAAAATGGGATCACATGCATCCCAGCTTGCTAAAGCGGTTTGTATCTTCAGTCCTTTACAGTTCATTTACTGGTATGATAAAGCATCTCCATCTCTTAAGAAAGATGATGGATTATGGGGCACCACTAATTATATAGGAGATGAACCTGAACTTGAATTTTTTAACAATGTTCCGACAGTGTGGGATAATACAAAGGTTCTTTATGCTAAACCCGGTGAGATAGGTGTAATTGCGAGAGAAAAAGATAAGGAATGGTTTGTCGGGGGTATTAATGGTGAAACCGCAAGGAAATTAGATATCAGACTGGAATTCCTTTCACCCGGTGTAAAATACTCAGTAAAAATTTATTCAGACGATCCCGCAATTGAAACAAGAACACGTGTTAGGGTTGATAGTACTGAAGTAAATAATAAAACTGTCCTTCCTGTAAGCCTTGCGGCAAATAATGGCTTTGCAATGCACATCAGACCGCTAAAATAA
- a CDS encoding ammonium transporter, with protein MKMSGKRKLLMVVLLMISSTGLFAADGTPIDTGATAWMLTSTALVLLMIPGLAMFYGGLVRSKNVLGTIMHSYVAMGIISVLWVIVGYSMSFGTNVFGGWFGWNPDYFFLKGIDTNVMDAGVPEYVFSMFQGKFAIITPALIAGAFAERIAFKAYCFFIALWGLLVYNPLCHWVWASDGFLFNLGAKGAIDFAGGTVVHISAGISGLVAALYLGARRGYPYQVIRPNNLVITMLGAGLLWVGWFGFNAGSSISSGLSTAQALTATQVAAAAGALTWVLIESYHQGKATALGFASGILAGLVAVTPAAGVVQPYGAMALGILASVICYMAIQLKNKLGYDDSLDAFGIHGVGGIVGALFLVFFIRKSWMAEAAVAAGGKWTVWNQLGVQALAVGIAIVFAGVMTFIILYSLDKIMKIRSKEDDEMAGLDRAYHGERGYGMLNPS; from the coding sequence ATGAAGATGTCAGGAAAAAGAAAACTGCTAATGGTAGTGCTGCTGATGATAAGCAGCACGGGTCTGTTTGCTGCAGACGGAACACCGATTGACACAGGGGCAACGGCGTGGATGTTAACTTCCACTGCTCTTGTTTTATTAATGATACCCGGACTTGCAATGTTCTACGGAGGATTGGTAAGGTCAAAAAACGTTCTGGGAACGATTATGCATAGTTATGTGGCTATGGGAATCATCAGCGTTTTATGGGTAATTGTGGGCTATAGCATGAGTTTTGGTACAAATGTTTTTGGCGGATGGTTCGGGTGGAATCCTGATTACTTCTTCCTCAAAGGAATTGATACCAACGTCATGGATGCCGGGGTTCCGGAGTACGTTTTTTCAATGTTCCAGGGAAAATTTGCAATTATTACACCTGCGCTTATCGCAGGAGCTTTTGCTGAAAGGATAGCTTTCAAAGCATATTGTTTCTTCATTGCTCTTTGGGGATTGCTTGTCTATAATCCGCTTTGTCACTGGGTTTGGGCTTCTGATGGTTTCCTTTTCAATCTTGGAGCAAAAGGTGCCATAGATTTCGCAGGAGGTACAGTAGTGCATATATCAGCCGGGATTAGTGGCCTGGTTGCAGCATTATATCTGGGTGCACGCCGCGGATATCCTTACCAGGTCATTCGGCCGAACAACCTCGTAATAACAATGCTTGGTGCAGGACTATTGTGGGTGGGTTGGTTTGGATTCAATGCAGGTAGCAGTATATCTTCCGGATTAAGCACAGCTCAGGCTCTCACAGCCACTCAGGTTGCTGCCGCTGCCGGTGCACTTACATGGGTACTTATTGAAAGTTACCATCAGGGTAAGGCAACAGCACTTGGATTTGCCAGCGGTATCCTTGCCGGACTTGTAGCAGTTACCCCTGCAGCCGGTGTTGTTCAGCCTTATGGAGCAATGGCCCTTGGAATTCTGGCCTCAGTTATTTGTTATATGGCAATTCAGTTGAAAAATAAACTCGGATATGATGACAGCCTTGATGCTTTCGGGATACATGGAGTTGGCGGAATCGTTGGTGCTCTGTTCCTTGTTTTCTTTATCCGTAAATCATGGATGGCTGAAGCTGCTGTTGCAGCCGGAGGAAAATGGACCGTATGGAATCAGCTCGGAGTACAGGCACTGGCAGTTGGAATTGCAATAGTATTCGCAGGTGTAATGACTTTCATAATTCTCTACAGCCTTGATAAGATTATGAAGATACGATCTAAGGAAGATGATGAAATGGCTGGTCTCGACAGAGCCTATCATGGGGAGAGAGGTTATGGTATGTTAAATCCAAGTTAA
- a CDS encoding P-II family nitrogen regulator, with protein sequence MKLITAIIREVQLDKVRETLIEAEITRITVSRVSGHGQQRIEEMYRGQRIVPDLIPKIKIEIAVNEAFVDITVNAILKSARTNGAGSVGDGKIFITPLEECIRIRTGERGGTAI encoded by the coding sequence ATGAAATTAATAACAGCAATAATAAGAGAGGTACAGCTTGACAAAGTCAGAGAGACTCTGATCGAAGCTGAGATTACAAGAATAACAGTTAGCAGGGTATCCGGACATGGTCAGCAGAGGATTGAAGAGATGTACAGGGGACAGAGAATCGTCCCGGATCTCATACCCAAAATAAAAATTGAAATAGCAGTAAATGAGGCATTTGTTGATATTACCGTAAATGCAATTCTTAAATCTGCGAGAACAAACGGAGCCGGTTCAGTTGGCGATGGCAAGATATTCATCACACCTCTTGAAGAGTGCATAAGAATACGTACCGGAGAAAGAGGCGGTACTGCAATATAG
- a CDS encoding Gfo/Idh/MocA family oxidoreductase — protein MSNKKLNRKSSESKSISRRNFLGTTAAATAAFTIIPRHVMGGTGYTAASDMINVAGIGVGSQGGGDIQQICSPDVPIARPQRNSNGTPMTAEQIAEQQARMAARQRPAGAAGAPGGMNTNATVQMGAAGSGQKIALANIYALCDVDHTYAGHILAGYPKAKKYTDWREMLEKEKSIDAVVIGTPDHNHAIIASAFMKAKKHVYLEKPMAKTIVECRKLAELAKETGVVTQMGNQGHATEGTRKTVEWIQGGVIGDVREVQLSTNRPMGFWPQGDMKRPAGMPTPAGLNYDVWLGPAPEKPYHPDTLHFFWRGLWDYGTGAMGDMGAHIFDAAIWALNLGMPTKIQATSSPYSTDYMPLCELVTYEFPARGNMPSVKVTWTDGGLRPPRPEKLEAGRAMKDATYYGSKGIITHASHGAVPELIPADPGFTGPAATIPRTGNIFEDWIGAIKNGKKSCNDFAIASKLTEIMLLTNIAVKHQRANVTLEYDAANMKITNLPEANSMFHYEYRNGWAL, from the coding sequence ATGAGTAATAAAAAACTAAACAGGAAATCGTCGGAAAGTAAAAGCATTTCAAGGCGGAACTTTCTGGGTACAACAGCTGCAGCAACAGCAGCATTTACAATAATTCCCCGTCATGTAATGGGAGGAACCGGATATACAGCTGCCAGCGATATGATTAATGTTGCCGGAATTGGGGTTGGAAGCCAGGGAGGTGGTGACATTCAGCAGATTTGTTCACCTGATGTTCCGATTGCAAGACCACAGAGAAACTCCAACGGTACTCCAATGACTGCTGAACAGATTGCTGAGCAGCAGGCAAGAATGGCTGCAAGACAACGTCCTGCCGGTGCAGCAGGAGCTCCGGGAGGCATGAATACAAACGCAACAGTTCAAATGGGAGCCGCAGGAAGCGGACAGAAAATCGCCCTGGCAAATATCTATGCACTCTGCGATGTTGATCATACTTATGCCGGACATATTCTCGCTGGATATCCTAAAGCAAAAAAATATACCGACTGGCGCGAAATGCTTGAAAAGGAAAAATCTATCGATGCAGTTGTCATAGGCACTCCCGATCATAACCATGCAATAATAGCTTCTGCCTTTATGAAGGCTAAAAAGCACGTCTATCTTGAGAAACCAATGGCGAAAACTATTGTTGAATGCCGTAAACTTGCAGAACTCGCAAAAGAGACAGGAGTTGTTACCCAAATGGGAAACCAGGGGCATGCAACTGAAGGGACACGCAAAACTGTTGAATGGATTCAGGGAGGCGTAATAGGCGATGTAAGGGAGGTTCAGTTATCAACTAACCGTCCGATGGGATTCTGGCCTCAGGGCGACATGAAAAGACCTGCAGGAATGCCAACTCCTGCCGGACTAAATTATGATGTATGGCTCGGACCGGCTCCTGAAAAACCTTATCATCCCGATACACTTCACTTCTTCTGGAGAGGTTTATGGGATTATGGTACAGGTGCAATGGGAGATATGGGTGCTCATATCTTTGATGCTGCAATATGGGCTCTGAACCTTGGTATGCCAACAAAAATTCAGGCTACAAGTTCTCCATATAGCACTGATTATATGCCTCTTTGTGAGCTTGTTACATATGAATTTCCTGCAAGGGGCAATATGCCTTCAGTAAAAGTAACCTGGACAGATGGCGGATTAAGGCCTCCGCGTCCTGAGAAACTTGAAGCCGGCCGTGCAATGAAAGATGCAACATACTATGGATCAAAAGGTATAATCACTCATGCAAGTCACGGAGCAGTTCCGGAACTTATTCCTGCTGATCCCGGATTCACTGGTCCTGCTGCAACTATCCCCCGCACAGGTAATATTTTTGAAGACTGGATTGGTGCTATTAAAAATGGCAAAAAATCATGCAATGATTTTGCAATTGCATCGAAACTAACTGAAATTATGCTTTTGACAAACATAGCTGTTAAACATCAGCGTGCTAACGTGACTCTTGAGTATGATGCAGCCAATATGAAAATTACCAATCTGCCTGAGGCAAACAGCATGTTTCATTATGAGTACCGCAACGGATGGGCATTATAA
- a CDS encoding sugar phosphate isomerase/epimerase: MESNKSKKAISRRKFLGNGAALAALSVVPVSAFGNVGGLSIPASKKESGSNFGGVKFGAITYSWRSMPGGLENIVKYCKESGISNIELMSGDLETFLGAPKNPMQGMGGAPRPAAPPAGGMPAGAPGAPGAQAGGAQQRPQRTPEQIAAAEKYAADLKDWRISLPMSKVEAAKKLLTDAGISAHIVKFSPSRWSDEEIDYAFKVAKAMGAKGVCDEIGEEAVKKMAPFAEKHGMYAIFHNHMQFATPGFSYDPFLAVSKSVMMNFDTGHFFGSTGIHPNTIIEKYHDRIISVHMKDKTGPKTDPANTNQVWGQGESPISDILLLLKKSKWPIHADIELEYEIKPWSNQVKETATCVQYARNILI; this comes from the coding sequence ATGGAAAGTAATAAATCAAAAAAGGCTATTTCAAGGCGTAAATTCCTTGGTAATGGTGCTGCTTTAGCCGCATTATCAGTTGTTCCTGTTTCTGCATTTGGTAATGTTGGCGGATTATCAATTCCTGCATCCAAAAAGGAAAGTGGTTCAAATTTCGGTGGCGTTAAATTTGGCGCAATAACCTATAGCTGGAGGAGCATGCCCGGCGGACTTGAAAACATTGTAAAATATTGCAAAGAATCAGGTATAAGCAATATTGAACTTATGAGCGGTGATCTGGAGACATTCCTTGGAGCACCAAAGAATCCAATGCAGGGAATGGGTGGCGCACCCAGGCCTGCTGCACCTCCCGCAGGCGGAATGCCGGCAGGGGCACCCGGAGCACCCGGAGCACAGGCTGGCGGAGCTCAGCAACGTCCCCAGAGGACTCCCGAACAGATAGCTGCAGCTGAAAAGTATGCTGCTGATCTAAAAGACTGGAGGATATCTCTTCCAATGTCAAAAGTTGAAGCTGCCAAAAAACTTCTAACTGATGCTGGTATCAGTGCTCATATTGTAAAATTCTCTCCATCGCGCTGGTCGGATGAGGAGATTGACTATGCTTTCAAAGTTGCAAAAGCTATGGGTGCTAAAGGAGTTTGCGATGAAATAGGTGAGGAAGCTGTTAAAAAAATGGCTCCATTTGCTGAGAAGCATGGGATGTATGCCATTTTTCATAATCATATGCAATTTGCAACTCCCGGATTTAGTTATGATCCTTTCCTCGCAGTTTCAAAATCAGTTATGATGAATTTTGATACGGGTCATTTCTTCGGTTCAACAGGAATTCACCCTAATACAATTATTGAAAAATACCACGATCGGATTATAAGTGTTCATATGAAAGATAAAACCGGTCCGAAAACAGATCCGGCAAATACAAACCAGGTCTGGGGACAAGGCGAATCTCCAATTTCTGACATTCTGCTTCTTCTTAAAAAATCAAAGTGGCCGATACACGCAGATATTGAACTTGAATATGAAATTAAACCATGGTCTAATCAGGTGAAGGAAACTGCAACCTGTGTTCAGTATGCACGTAATATTCTTATTTAG
- a CDS encoding DUF4249 domain-containing protein, with product MGAIKKIVSFLLLVAFASCIDPYIPVLNNYSSLLVVEGLITNENKPYKIKLGRTTSHEESIPEMVNDANVSIIDGNGRKVTLQHCGDGYYKTDSTSFTGVIGQKYTLQIITSDGKDYKSEESVMLPVAPIDKIYFEKGEEISGILGELFTGLKIFVNSSVAPEMNKFFRWSYEEDWKIRMPNPQVYTYEYVNDTTINFEYVPVIKSFCWKKYQPGEIITGSILPGEDNQMLKKEISFIAPVKSDRLTIQYSILVKQYSISEMEFNFWNNLKKAGEAGGDIFASQPFPVISNIHNVNNREEQVLGFFEVSSVTRKRLFVTSHELEALNLPHYRSACDEIPKSPDDFGTANFTWDDVYHMYTDKGKYVFVRPEVTPNTLVAGHVYVRNLLELVFAPTACVVCETSGLTTKPDFWIDLE from the coding sequence ATGGGAGCCATAAAAAAAATTGTTTCATTTTTACTTTTGGTTGCATTCGCATCATGTATCGATCCATATATTCCGGTCCTCAATAACTATAGTTCACTTCTTGTGGTGGAGGGTCTAATTACTAATGAAAATAAACCTTATAAGATCAAGCTTGGAAGGACAACAAGCCACGAAGAGTCTATACCTGAGATGGTTAATGATGCCAATGTCAGCATCATTGATGGAAATGGAAGAAAGGTCACTCTTCAGCATTGTGGTGACGGATACTATAAAACTGACAGCACTTCATTTACAGGTGTAATCGGCCAGAAGTACACTCTCCAAATTATTACAAGTGACGGAAAAGATTATAAATCCGAAGAGTCAGTTATGTTGCCTGTTGCCCCAATTGATAAAATTTATTTTGAGAAAGGTGAAGAGATTTCCGGAATATTGGGAGAGTTATTTACAGGTCTTAAGATATTTGTTAATTCATCAGTTGCACCTGAAATGAATAAATTCTTCCGCTGGTCCTATGAAGAGGATTGGAAGATCAGGATGCCAAACCCACAGGTGTACACATACGAGTACGTTAATGATACAACAATAAATTTTGAGTATGTACCTGTTATAAAATCATTTTGCTGGAAGAAGTATCAACCGGGTGAAATAATAACAGGTTCAATCCTCCCGGGTGAAGATAATCAGATGTTAAAAAAGGAGATCAGCTTTATTGCTCCGGTTAAATCTGACAGACTGACAATTCAATATAGCATACTAGTAAAACAGTACTCAATTTCCGAGATGGAATTCAACTTTTGGAATAATCTGAAGAAAGCCGGGGAAGCCGGAGGAGATATTTTCGCTTCACAACCATTTCCTGTAATAAGTAATATTCATAATGTGAATAACAGGGAGGAACAGGTTTTGGGTTTCTTTGAAGTATCATCGGTTACCCGGAAAAGACTCTTTGTAACGTCACATGAGCTTGAGGCACTAAATCTCCCTCATTACAGATCAGCTTGCGACGAGATCCCTAAATCACCTGATGATTTTGGTACTGCAAACTTTACATGGGACGATGTTTACCACATGTATACTGATAAGGGCAAGTATGTTTTTGTAAGACCTGAAGTCACCCCCAATACTCTTGTTGCGGGTCATGTATATGTCAGGAATCTACTTGAATTAGTTTTTGCTCCAACTGCATGTGTCGTATGCGAAACTTCCGGACTTACAACAAAACCGGATTTTTGGATTGATCTGGAATAA
- a CDS encoding YifB family Mg chelatase-like AAA ATPase: MLIRTFASAVNGIDAATVTIEVNVSRGIQFFLVGLPDSAVKESQHRIASALRSLGFKWPGKQVVINMAPADIRKEGSSYDLPLAMGILVADEEVTKGAIESFVMMGELSLDGTLQPVKGVLPIALRAREEGFKGIIVPSKNAREAAVVEGLDVYGMENLKDVVDFFNGSRQFSPVRVDLKELFACEANKYDIDFSDVRGQENVKRALEVAAAGMHNIIMVGPPGAGKTMLAKRIPTIIPPLTLEEALETTKIHSVAGKIDDHTALMTKRPFRSPHHTISDVALVGGGTFPQPGEISLGHNGVLFLDELPEFKRTVLEVMRQPLEDRVITISRAKSTCDYPASFMLVASMNPCPCGFHNHPEKECMCSPGMVQKYLNRISGPLLDRIDIHIEVVPVNYDKLSDSGKVEHSSTVRERVVKARAIQAKRFESVKGVYSNSQMSSSMQRKYCQLDENGGRLLKTAMEIRGLSARAYDRILKVARTIADLADSDNITAEHISEAINYRNLDREGWAG; encoded by the coding sequence ATGTTAATAAGAACATTTGCCAGTGCCGTAAATGGTATTGATGCCGCCACTGTAACTATTGAAGTTAATGTCTCACGTGGTATTCAGTTTTTTCTTGTTGGATTGCCTGATTCAGCTGTGAAGGAGAGTCAGCACAGGATTGCATCTGCCCTCCGTTCGCTGGGTTTTAAGTGGCCCGGAAAACAGGTTGTCATAAACATGGCTCCAGCTGATATCCGCAAGGAGGGATCATCTTACGACCTGCCTCTGGCGATGGGCATACTTGTTGCCGATGAGGAAGTAACAAAAGGTGCCATTGAATCTTTTGTAATGATGGGGGAACTGTCGCTCGACGGAACCCTGCAGCCTGTAAAAGGTGTTTTGCCTATTGCACTGAGAGCGAGGGAGGAAGGATTCAAAGGAATTATTGTTCCTTCAAAAAATGCCAGGGAAGCTGCTGTAGTTGAGGGACTTGATGTATATGGGATGGAGAATCTCAAAGATGTTGTTGATTTTTTCAACGGTTCACGTCAGTTTAGTCCGGTAAGGGTAGACCTGAAGGAACTATTTGCATGTGAGGCGAATAAATATGATATTGATTTTTCTGATGTCCGGGGCCAGGAGAATGTTAAAAGGGCCCTGGAGGTAGCGGCTGCCGGAATGCATAATATTATAATGGTAGGACCTCCCGGTGCCGGCAAGACTATGCTGGCAAAAAGAATTCCGACAATAATTCCGCCTCTTACCCTTGAGGAAGCGCTTGAAACTACCAAAATACATTCGGTTGCAGGCAAAATAGATGACCATACTGCTCTCATGACCAAGAGGCCATTCAGATCGCCACACCATACAATATCAGATGTCGCTTTGGTAGGCGGTGGTACATTTCCACAGCCCGGAGAAATTTCCCTGGGACATAATGGCGTTTTATTCCTTGATGAGCTGCCGGAGTTCAAGAGAACTGTACTTGAGGTCATGCGACAGCCTCTTGAAGACAGGGTAATTACAATTTCGAGAGCAAAATCAACATGCGATTACCCCGCAAGCTTCATGCTGGTGGCCTCAATGAATCCATGTCCGTGCGGGTTTCATAATCACCCTGAAAAAGAGTGTATGTGCTCACCGGGGATGGTTCAGAAATATCTCAATCGTATATCAGGACCGCTGCTCGACAGGATCGACATTCATATTGAGGTTGTCCCGGTAAATTATGATAAGCTTTCAGATTCCGGAAAAGTGGAACACTCATCGACTGTTCGCGAGAGGGTTGTAAAAGCGAGGGCTATACAGGCAAAGCGTTTTGAATCGGTGAAAGGTGTTTATTCTAATTCACAGATGTCGTCGTCGATGCAAAGGAAGTATTGCCAGCTCGATGAGAATGGCGGCAGATTACTTAAGACAGCTATGGAGATCAGGGGATTATCGGCCAGAGCTTATGATCGCATATTAAAAGTGGCCAGGACGATTGCAGATCTGGCTGATTCTGATAATATCACAGCCGAACATATTTCAGAAGCAATTAACTACCGGAATCTCGACAGGGAAGGGTGGGCAGGATGA